The following proteins come from a genomic window of Corynebacterium crudilactis:
- a CDS encoding ECF transporter S component — MANLAMQKNTQQSSWRVIDIVIASVLGVACGLIFIVWNSIGYAWTTAFHALTPGLGGVAIGIWLLGGVLGGLVIRKPGAALFVEVVAACVSAALASQFGISTIYSGLVQGLGAEIIFALFLYRRFNLPIAMLAGAGAAVGGIILELFFYGNLAKTLSFNIIYSTTSVISGMILAGLLSWFLVRALARTGALDRFAAGREMK; from the coding sequence ATGGCAAATCTCGCCATGCAAAAAAATACTCAGCAATCTTCTTGGCGTGTGATTGATATTGTCATCGCATCTGTTTTGGGTGTTGCCTGCGGATTAATTTTCATCGTATGGAATTCCATCGGATACGCCTGGACTACTGCTTTTCATGCACTAACTCCAGGCCTTGGTGGCGTGGCCATCGGAATCTGGTTGTTGGGCGGCGTGCTCGGCGGGCTTGTGATTCGTAAACCAGGTGCTGCACTCTTTGTAGAAGTTGTTGCTGCATGTGTGTCCGCAGCGTTGGCTTCTCAGTTTGGTATTTCCACTATTTATTCCGGTCTTGTCCAAGGGCTTGGCGCAGAAATCATCTTTGCATTGTTCCTTTACCGTCGCTTCAACCTGCCCATCGCCATGCTTGCCGGGGCCGGTGCTGCTGTGGGTGGCATTATTCTTGAGCTGTTCTTCTATGGAAATCTCGCGAAGACGCTCTCCTTCAACATTATTTATTCCACTACTTCGGTGATTTCTGGCATGATTTTGGCAGGATTACTCAGTTGGTTCTTGGTTCGCGCTTTGGCACGAACTGGCGCCCTGGATCGTTTTGCTGCTGGTCGGGAAATGAAATGA
- a CDS encoding ABC transporter ATP-binding protein — protein MTTALGTRVVARNFGYRHASRENPALENINFEIAPGERILLTGASGAGKSTLLAALAGVLGGPDEGVSTGELLVDAPSIGLVLQDPDSQVIASRIGDDVAFGCENLKVPRAEIWPRVERALQLVGLELPLHHPTKYLSGGQKQRLALAGVIAMGARLILLDEPTANLDPQGQRDVVAAVDRVVRETGATLIVVEHRHELWLDTIDRIISITDGCDVLPEELLKVGQLPVAQPSISKPILWADNLLCSWGAVRSFVVPEGASTVITGPNGAGKSTLALTMGGLIPPKKGRLELSEAVRGGLNSPPHKWRSAELAARIGTVFQDPEHQFVARTVRDELEIGPKIMKVHAQDRVEELLDRLRLRHLEHANPFTLSGGEKRRLSVATALVAAPKLVILDEPTFGQDPETFTELILLLRELTEAGISVVSVTHDPDFIAALGDHHIEVNPR, from the coding sequence ATGACCACAGCTTTAGGCACGCGCGTTGTTGCGCGTAATTTTGGTTACCGGCATGCATCGCGGGAAAATCCTGCGTTAGAAAATATTAACTTTGAGATCGCACCAGGTGAGCGCATCTTGCTCACCGGCGCCTCAGGCGCAGGAAAATCTACGCTGCTCGCCGCACTCGCCGGCGTTCTAGGCGGTCCAGATGAGGGCGTGAGTACTGGCGAATTGCTTGTCGACGCCCCCTCCATTGGCCTTGTTCTCCAGGATCCAGATTCACAGGTTATTGCTTCCCGCATCGGCGATGATGTGGCATTTGGTTGCGAAAACCTCAAAGTTCCTCGCGCAGAGATTTGGCCACGAGTGGAGAGGGCCCTGCAACTTGTGGGGCTAGAGCTGCCACTGCACCATCCCACGAAGTATCTTTCTGGCGGTCAAAAACAACGTCTGGCTTTGGCTGGTGTCATTGCGATGGGTGCACGTTTAATTTTGCTCGATGAGCCAACCGCAAATTTAGATCCCCAAGGACAACGAGATGTCGTTGCAGCTGTGGATCGGGTAGTCCGTGAAACTGGTGCTACACTTATCGTTGTGGAACACCGCCATGAGCTGTGGTTAGACACCATTGATCGCATCATCAGCATTACTGATGGATGTGATGTTTTACCGGAAGAATTATTAAAAGTGGGCCAGTTGCCTGTGGCGCAGCCGTCGATAAGCAAGCCAATCTTGTGGGCTGACAACCTGTTGTGCAGCTGGGGTGCCGTGCGTAGTTTTGTGGTGCCTGAAGGTGCTTCGACGGTGATTACTGGCCCGAATGGTGCTGGAAAATCTACACTTGCGCTGACCATGGGTGGCTTGATTCCACCTAAAAAGGGGCGCCTGGAATTATCTGAAGCAGTGCGCGGTGGTTTGAACTCGCCGCCGCACAAGTGGCGTTCTGCGGAACTTGCTGCACGAATCGGCACTGTGTTTCAGGATCCTGAGCATCAATTTGTGGCGCGCACCGTGCGTGATGAGCTGGAGATCGGCCCGAAAATCATGAAAGTTCACGCACAAGATCGCGTTGAGGAACTTTTAGATCGCTTAAGGTTGCGGCATTTAGAGCACGCTAATCCTTTTACGTTAAGCGGGGGAGAAAAGCGTCGACTTTCTGTGGCAACAGCGTTGGTTGCAGCGCCTAAATTAGTGATTTTGGACGAACCAACATTTGGGCAAGATCCAGAAACCTTTACTGAACTAATCTTATTGCTACGCGAACTGACTGAAGCTGGAATTAGCGTTGTCTCAGTCACCCATGATCCAGATTTCATCGCAGCACTTGGTGATCATCACATCGAGGTAAACCCACGATGA
- a CDS encoding energy-coupling factor transporter transmembrane component T family protein, which translates to MNLLSTINPVTRIIALMVLTTPLLLSVDVMSAAIALAATIILSPFAGVSWKMLLKRGWPLLLMAPIAALSMALYGRPEGTEYFSFLLIHVTDNSLALAAAIGLRVLAIGMPVVVLIARIDPTDLGDGLAQILKLPERFVIGAVAGSRLMTLFREDWYSMSRARRARGIADQGRIKHFFTMTFGLLVLSLRRGSKLATAMEARGFGRSPDGRTWARESSVGIRDVLLIVVCAAISALAIVVSIQTGFFRFLGT; encoded by the coding sequence GTGAATCTTTTAAGCACAATCAACCCCGTCACCCGCATTATCGCGCTCATGGTGTTGACCACGCCTTTATTACTGAGCGTGGATGTGATGTCAGCGGCAATCGCGCTGGCAGCAACCATTATCTTGTCTCCTTTTGCTGGTGTGAGCTGGAAAATGTTGCTGAAACGTGGCTGGCCTTTGCTACTCATGGCACCGATAGCTGCACTTTCTATGGCGTTATATGGCCGGCCGGAAGGCACTGAATATTTTAGCTTCCTGCTCATCCATGTCACAGATAATTCCCTTGCTCTAGCTGCTGCCATTGGGCTGCGCGTCTTGGCTATCGGCATGCCAGTGGTGGTGTTGATTGCACGGATTGATCCCACTGATTTGGGTGATGGGTTAGCTCAGATTCTGAAACTTCCTGAGCGTTTTGTTATTGGAGCAGTAGCGGGAAGCCGGCTTATGACATTGTTCCGCGAGGACTGGTATTCCATGTCCAGAGCGCGGCGTGCGCGCGGCATCGCAGACCAGGGCAGGATTAAGCATTTTTTCACCATGACTTTTGGTCTTTTAGTCCTCTCACTACGCCGTGGTTCCAAGTTGGCAACCGCCATGGAAGCTCGTGGTTTTGGGCGCTCGCCAGATGGTCGAACGTGGGCACGTGAATCTAGTGTAGGTATTCGCGATGTCCTGCTCATTGTGGTGTGCGCAGCTATTTCAGCCTTAGCCATCGTGGTGTCCATTCAGACTGGTTTCTTCAGGTTTTTGGGCACATGA
- a CDS encoding AAA family ATPase, translating into MKIVLIDGQSGAGKTTLAEDLSSYTGFDVVHLDDFYPGWTGLAQASEIVARDILVADNPGYFSWDWHENCRGEWVSLEPGKSLIIEGSGVITAETIQRATTLGDVVTVRLTAPESLRKQRALDRDPDYAPFWELWAAQERVHFAQGIEADHEIVLGSNEAAGRPVALYDSLGTAQSS; encoded by the coding sequence ATGAAAATTGTGTTGATCGATGGGCAATCTGGTGCAGGTAAAACCACCCTGGCAGAAGACTTGAGCTCCTATACCGGGTTTGATGTGGTGCACTTGGATGATTTCTATCCAGGATGGACCGGACTTGCACAAGCCTCTGAGATTGTTGCCCGCGATATTTTGGTGGCAGATAATCCGGGATATTTTTCTTGGGATTGGCACGAAAATTGCCGCGGGGAATGGGTGTCGCTTGAACCCGGAAAAAGCCTGATCATTGAAGGCTCTGGTGTAATAACGGCCGAGACCATTCAACGCGCCACTACCCTGGGTGATGTAGTGACCGTTCGTTTAACCGCACCGGAGTCTTTAAGAAAACAACGCGCCTTAGATAGAGATCCGGACTATGCACCATTTTGGGAGTTGTGGGCTGCGCAAGAACGAGTGCACTTTGCCCAGGGCATTGAGGCAGATCATGAGATTGTGCTAGGTTCGAATGAAGCTGCGGGACGACCCGTCGCACTCTATGACAGTCTGGGAACGGCCCAGAGTTCTTAA
- a CDS encoding calcium:proton antiporter — translation MPFSLLKPIDYARIIIGWASIVILPLLALPSIIQLGLIIAIILFCAFGVVKMAERLAHILGDPFGSLILTLSIVIIEVILICAVMLGPAESATAGRDSVMAVSMIIMGLVVGLCLLIGGLRHGSMPHNGLGTPTYLVLIATFSAVAFAVPALLGEYSTGQAIVIATLTAVVYGFFLYRQMGAQAQEFQEVEVAEKAGNAARWEVPFRGAVLIVTVLPIVLLSHDMATVMDEVLASLGAPVAMAGLIIATIVFLPETITSLKAAWTGEIQRVSNLAHGAQVSTVGLTIPAVLIIGIITGQDVQLGETPINLLLLGTTIAVTAIAFSSKKVNAVHGSVLLMLFVVYMMSMFG, via the coding sequence ATGCCGTTTTCTTTGTTAAAGCCAATTGATTACGCCCGCATCATTATCGGATGGGCGTCCATAGTTATTCTTCCTCTCTTGGCCCTGCCGTCGATTATCCAACTTGGCTTGATTATCGCCATCATTTTGTTCTGTGCGTTTGGCGTGGTCAAAATGGCAGAGCGCTTAGCCCATATTTTGGGTGATCCTTTTGGCTCTCTCATCCTCACGCTGTCCATTGTGATCATTGAAGTCATTTTGATTTGTGCAGTGATGTTGGGGCCAGCAGAAAGTGCCACCGCTGGCAGGGATTCTGTGATGGCTGTATCCATGATCATCATGGGCTTAGTGGTGGGATTATGTCTGCTTATCGGTGGACTAAGGCATGGCAGCATGCCACACAATGGCCTGGGTACTCCTACCTATTTGGTACTGATTGCAACTTTTTCAGCAGTCGCTTTTGCCGTACCGGCACTTTTAGGGGAGTACAGCACCGGACAAGCCATTGTTATTGCCACGTTGACAGCAGTTGTTTATGGATTCTTCCTTTACCGACAAATGGGTGCACAAGCACAAGAATTTCAAGAAGTAGAAGTAGCGGAAAAAGCCGGAAATGCTGCGCGGTGGGAGGTTCCTTTTCGCGGGGCAGTGTTGATCGTGACTGTTCTACCTATTGTCTTGCTTTCCCACGATATGGCTACGGTGATGGATGAGGTGCTTGCATCACTTGGTGCACCGGTAGCGATGGCAGGATTAATCATTGCCACGATTGTCTTCTTGCCAGAAACAATTACATCCTTGAAAGCTGCCTGGACTGGGGAAATCCAACGAGTGAGCAATCTGGCACATGGTGCTCAGGTATCCACCGTAGGACTGACCATTCCAGCTGTTCTCATCATTGGCATTATCACCGGACAAGACGTGCAATTAGGCGAGACCCCCATCAATTTATTGCTGCTTGGAACCACGATTGCAGTTACTGCCATTGCGTTTAGCTCTAAAAAAGTAAATGCAGTGCATGGATCCGTGTTGTTGATGCTGTTTGTCGTCTACATGATGAGCATGTTTGGCTGA
- a CDS encoding PIG-L deacetylase family protein, giving the protein MNALETLQWQDWSSVLVVVAHPDDPEYGLSAAVKEWTDAGVEVSYLLLTHGEAGIQGLDPAETGPLRAAEQRAACDQVGVKNLTILNHPDSMLVYNLELRKDIAREIRVRKPNAVVVTNFEVEAYGGLNQADHRVVGLAGVDATRDAANPWAQTELLEEGHQSWGADVIVIAGHPEPTHTMEVSQESVDAGVASLQAHKKYLEALPDHPKPEEFIPETLAVDGGYAASFRVFGR; this is encoded by the coding sequence ATGAATGCATTAGAGACTTTGCAATGGCAAGACTGGTCAAGCGTTTTAGTTGTTGTAGCCCACCCGGATGATCCAGAATATGGGCTTTCCGCAGCGGTGAAAGAATGGACGGATGCTGGGGTAGAAGTATCCTATTTGCTTCTGACTCACGGTGAAGCAGGAATTCAAGGACTAGACCCGGCAGAAACTGGACCGCTTCGTGCCGCAGAACAAAGGGCTGCCTGTGATCAGGTGGGCGTGAAAAACCTCACCATCCTTAATCACCCAGATTCCATGCTTGTTTATAACCTGGAGCTGCGTAAAGATATTGCCCGAGAGATTCGGGTGCGGAAACCAAATGCCGTGGTTGTTACCAACTTTGAGGTGGAAGCATACGGTGGACTAAACCAAGCAGACCACCGAGTTGTTGGTCTAGCAGGTGTTGATGCCACCCGTGATGCTGCTAATCCTTGGGCACAGACAGAGCTTTTGGAAGAAGGCCACCAGTCGTGGGGTGCTGATGTTATCGTGATTGCAGGACATCCAGAGCCAACGCACACCATGGAAGTATCTCAGGAATCTGTCGATGCCGGTGTAGCTTCTCTGCAAGCACATAAAAAATATTTAGAAGCATTGCCAGATCACCCTAAGCCAGAAGAATTTATTCCGGAAACATTGGCAGTTGATGGTGGTTATGCTGCATCTTTCCGGGTCTTTGGACGGTAA
- a CDS encoding TIGR02206 family membrane protein: protein MDNTIDLGAMPQYGVEHISMLIAVLVLSIAVVPLARRYNFASAFGWVLLSAAIFWMVWGFLPGNYSVEGSWPFHFSDALRVIAAIALITRARWAVSVTILWGTTINVMSLITPDLQYEQIPRLEFLMYWFLHIAVFIAAIMLVFSFGEKPGSSGVVVAFTVTISWGILCLVINTLLGTNYGYLSTEPESTSILALLGGWPFYIVAEVLILSVTWTLWSYLINKIPVSYRPKTRKDAA from the coding sequence ATGGATAACACCATTGACCTCGGCGCCATGCCCCAGTATGGAGTCGAGCATATTTCAATGCTCATCGCCGTTCTTGTTTTGTCGATAGCCGTGGTTCCACTTGCTCGCCGATATAATTTCGCATCAGCTTTTGGATGGGTGTTACTTAGCGCTGCAATATTCTGGATGGTATGGGGATTTTTACCTGGTAACTACAGCGTGGAAGGTTCCTGGCCATTCCATTTCTCAGATGCACTTCGTGTCATTGCTGCCATCGCTCTAATAACCCGTGCACGCTGGGCAGTATCGGTGACCATTTTATGGGGCACCACTATCAACGTAATGTCACTGATTACCCCAGATCTACAGTATGAACAGATCCCGCGGCTTGAATTTTTGATGTATTGGTTCTTACATATCGCAGTCTTTATTGCCGCAATTATGCTGGTATTTAGCTTCGGAGAAAAACCTGGTTCCTCCGGCGTCGTAGTAGCTTTCACGGTGACGATTAGCTGGGGAATCTTGTGTCTTGTCATCAACACATTGTTGGGCACCAACTACGGTTATCTCTCTACAGAGCCAGAATCAACATCAATTCTGGCGCTGCTAGGAGGATGGCCATTTTATATTGTCGCGGAAGTACTGATTCTCTCTGTCACGTGGACGCTATGGTCTTATCTGATCAATAAAATACCGGTTTCTTACCGTCCAAAGACCCGGAAAGATGCAGCATAA
- a CDS encoding ATP-binding cassette domain-containing protein: protein MQKADSHDWITVHGANENNLKNVSVRIPKRRLTVFTGVSGSGKSSLVFGTIAAESRRLINETYSTFVQGFMPSMARPDVDHLEGITTAIIVDQEQMGANPRSTVGTATDATAMLRILFSRIAAPNAGGPGAYSFNVPSVSAAGAITVEKAGKSKREKANFKRTGGMCPACEGMGRASDIDLNELFDASLSLNEDALTIPGYTPGGWNYRMYSESGLFDPTKPIKDFTDEERHNFLYLEPTKMKIAGINMTYEGLIPRIQKSMLSKDREGMQKHIRTFVDRAVTFIPCPACGGTRLAQHALDSKINGKNIAELCAMEVRDLAQWMKTVEAPSVAPLLTALTETLDNFVEIGLGYIQLDRPAGTLSGGEAQRTKMIRHLGSALTDVTYVFDEPTAGLHAYDIERMNKLLLNLRDKGNTVLVVEHKPETIAIADHVIDLGPGAGSAGGEIKFEGSVEKLKDSDTVTGRHFADRASLKESVRAPQGALEVRGANRNNLNNVDVDIPLGVLTAISGVAGSGKSSLIHEIPRDESVVFVDQTAIHGSNRSNPATYTGMLDSIRKAFAKANEVKPALFSPNSEGACPNCKGAGSVYVDLGMMAGVSSPCEVCEGKRFDESVLDYHFGGKNIAEVLGLSAVQAHEYFSAPDSKILPAAKIAQRLVDVGLGYITLGQPLTTLSGGERQRLKLATHMADKATTFILDEPTTGLHLADIKTLLNLFDQLVDAGKSVIVIEHHLGVLAHADHIIDIGPGAGSDGGRVVFEGTPTDLSKTNTFTGNHLKSYVN, encoded by the coding sequence ATGCAAAAAGCTGATTCCCACGATTGGATTACAGTCCATGGGGCCAATGAAAACAATCTAAAAAATGTGTCTGTTCGCATCCCAAAAAGGCGCCTGACGGTGTTCACTGGTGTGTCAGGTTCGGGTAAATCTTCCCTTGTTTTTGGCACCATCGCTGCGGAATCACGCCGGTTGATTAATGAAACCTATAGTACTTTCGTGCAGGGCTTCATGCCCTCGATGGCACGTCCCGATGTGGATCATCTGGAAGGCATCACCACCGCGATCATCGTGGATCAAGAACAGATGGGCGCTAATCCTAGGTCCACGGTTGGAACGGCTACAGATGCAACAGCTATGTTGCGCATTTTGTTCTCTCGTATCGCCGCACCAAACGCCGGTGGCCCTGGTGCGTATTCTTTCAACGTTCCTTCGGTATCTGCAGCTGGCGCCATCACAGTTGAAAAGGCTGGAAAATCCAAACGAGAAAAGGCTAACTTCAAACGCACCGGTGGCATGTGTCCGGCGTGCGAAGGCATGGGCCGGGCCTCAGACATCGACCTCAACGAGCTTTTCGACGCCTCCCTCTCCCTCAACGAAGACGCCCTCACCATCCCCGGCTATACACCGGGCGGATGGAATTATCGCATGTATTCCGAATCAGGGCTCTTCGACCCAACAAAACCCATCAAAGATTTCACTGATGAGGAACGCCACAACTTCCTTTATCTTGAACCCACCAAGATGAAAATCGCGGGCATCAATATGACTTATGAGGGTTTGATCCCTCGTATTCAAAAATCAATGCTGTCTAAAGACCGCGAAGGAATGCAAAAACATATCCGCACCTTCGTGGATCGTGCAGTTACCTTTATTCCCTGTCCAGCGTGTGGTGGCACTCGCCTGGCGCAACATGCTTTGGATTCTAAGATCAATGGCAAAAATATTGCGGAACTGTGCGCCATGGAAGTTCGTGATTTAGCACAGTGGATGAAAACTGTCGAAGCCCCATCCGTTGCTCCGCTTCTCACAGCCTTGACTGAAACGCTTGATAATTTCGTCGAGATTGGTTTGGGCTATATCCAACTTGATCGCCCTGCAGGCACTTTGTCTGGTGGCGAAGCGCAACGCACAAAGATGATTCGCCATTTGGGGTCAGCGCTCACCGATGTCACTTATGTCTTTGATGAACCCACCGCTGGTTTGCATGCATACGATATTGAACGCATGAATAAGCTGCTGCTCAATCTGCGAGATAAGGGCAATACTGTGCTCGTCGTGGAGCATAAGCCAGAAACTATTGCTATCGCAGATCATGTTATTGATCTCGGTCCGGGAGCTGGTTCAGCCGGTGGTGAGATCAAATTTGAGGGAAGCGTCGAAAAGCTTAAAGACAGCGACACCGTGACCGGCCGCCATTTTGCTGACCGTGCGTCATTGAAGGAATCTGTGCGTGCGCCACAAGGCGCGCTGGAGGTTCGCGGGGCCAACCGAAATAATTTGAACAATGTCGATGTGGACATTCCATTAGGTGTGCTCACCGCGATTTCAGGCGTGGCTGGTTCTGGAAAATCCTCGTTAATTCACGAAATTCCGCGCGATGAATCAGTAGTGTTCGTTGATCAAACAGCGATTCACGGTTCAAACCGTTCCAACCCTGCTACCTATACAGGCATGTTAGATTCCATTCGCAAAGCTTTTGCCAAGGCTAATGAGGTTAAACCTGCGCTATTTTCCCCAAATTCAGAAGGAGCATGCCCGAACTGTAAGGGCGCGGGATCTGTCTATGTGGATTTGGGCATGATGGCTGGGGTTTCTTCACCGTGTGAGGTGTGTGAAGGCAAGCGTTTTGATGAGTCTGTTTTGGACTATCACTTTGGTGGCAAGAATATCGCAGAAGTGCTGGGGTTATCGGCAGTCCAAGCGCATGAGTACTTCTCTGCTCCAGATTCCAAGATTTTGCCTGCGGCAAAGATCGCACAACGGCTTGTCGACGTCGGCCTCGGTTATATCACTCTCGGCCAGCCACTAACTACATTGTCGGGCGGTGAACGTCAGCGTTTGAAGCTAGCGACCCACATGGCTGACAAGGCCACCACCTTTATTTTGGATGAGCCCACGACTGGTTTGCACTTGGCGGACATAAAAACTTTGCTCAACCTTTTCGACCAGCTTGTTGATGCAGGAAAATCCGTCATCGTCATTGAACACCATTTGGGAGTACTCGCGCACGCGGATCACATCATTGATATCGGCCCTGGTGCGGGCTCAGATGGTGGTCGAGTTGTTTTTGAAGGAACTCCGACTGATCTCAGCAAAACTAATACTTTTACAGGTAATCACTTAAAAAGTTATGTAAATTAA
- the tpx gene encoding thiol peroxidase, translated as MAKTHFQGNETSTSGELPQVGDNLADFTLVNTDLGEVSAQDFQGRKLVLNIFPSVDTGVCAASVRKFNEEAASLENTTVLCVSKDLPFALGRFCSAEGIENVTAASAFRSTFGEDNGIVLEESPLKGLLARTVIVADENGKVVYTQLVDEITTEPDYDAALAALN; from the coding sequence ATGGCAAAAACACATTTTCAAGGAAACGAAACTTCTACCTCCGGCGAACTGCCACAGGTAGGCGATAATTTGGCAGACTTCACTCTGGTTAACACCGATCTCGGAGAGGTCTCTGCACAGGACTTCCAGGGTCGTAAGCTTGTTTTGAACATCTTCCCATCAGTAGATACTGGCGTTTGTGCAGCATCTGTCCGCAAGTTCAATGAAGAAGCAGCAAGCCTAGAAAACACAACTGTGCTGTGTGTGTCCAAGGACCTTCCATTCGCACTGGGTCGTTTTTGCTCTGCAGAAGGCATCGAAAACGTCACTGCAGCATCCGCATTCCGTTCCACCTTCGGTGAGGACAACGGCATTGTGCTCGAAGAATCTCCACTAAAGGGCCTTTTGGCTCGCACCGTCATTGTTGCTGATGAAAACGGCAAGGTTGTTTATACTCAGCTGGTTGATGAAATCACCACTGAACCTGATTACGATGCAGCACTTGCTGCGCTGAACTAA